The following DNA comes from Methanosarcina vacuolata Z-761.
GCTTCAATCCATGCTTGAGATGGGATGTCGGTAACCCTCTGCGCTCCTGATGTAATTAAATTTCATGCGTCTTTGGAATAGGCCAAAATTTAAGGCCGGCTTCTAACAAAATCGATAGCTTTCAAGCAAGAAAATTCCTTAACCGATGACCAATAAATTAAATTTTTAGTTCTTCCCGATCATTACTTGTGGTATATTACTCGTGGTATTTTTGAAGCATAAGTGGCCAATTTTTGCAGTCTTTCGCAAATTTTAAGTCTGCATAATATTCCGAAACGGGAATAAGTGGCGGAATTAAATAGATTGATGCTCCACAACATTGGTCGTAGCCATTTCCGAGATGTGATTCTGCAATAATGAATTTTTTCGAATTCGGTTCGAATTCAGTGATAACTTTTTGTATCGCCTGATTTAGATTATCGTCCTGAATTAAACCTGATAATACCTTGCAGAAATGAGACACATCCCATAGAGAGTAGGTGCAAAAGCTCTTTGATTTGTTTTGAGCATTCTGCATATTATTAATTACATCAGGCATCTTATCGATCAATTCTTTAGCCAGCAAATCTAAACTCTTTGTGGCATCTTTAACTCTTGAAAGGTCGAAAGCCGACTGAGTCACATTAGATCGGCCCCATTTTTTGTAAGTTTCTGTATAAACCCTCACGATCTCACAACAAATATCTGGCGTTGAAATCTCCGGGGTTTTGGACAGAATGTCAAGTATGGCTTCGTATGGCCACCCTTCATTAGGCTCATTTGCCTCAGATGCAACAATATATTTTACGTATGGTGCTGCTTGATAGGCCACCTCTAAGTTACTCATAAGGCAAGCATCCATGCCCAGAATATCCAATGGTTGTCCAATCATTTCTTTTGCATAAGCAAGAACTTTGCCTAGCTCTATTGTGTCTAGAGAATGGCCTGATCCATCATCGATACAGATCTCTCTCAATTCCGGTAAGTCCAAATTAAGGATATTACTAATAGTCGTATTGAATAAGGTTCTCTTTAATTCTGAAGCTGATAAAAAATTCGCTTCACGTACATTCCAATTCCTGGTTCTCTCATATCTAGCGAGCCTGTCAAAATCACCAGGCTTCCACCCACCACCATGATTCCACAAAATCAATGCGTAGCGCTCGGCTGGATAATGTTTACAAGACCAGGCTATGAAATTCTCGAGGACAAGCGGATCTCCAGAGTCGGTTTTTCCTAAACATTCAACCTTCTCATTGATACCCCCGCGTTGAACATAAAAACGCCTGGTGCCTTCAATACCCGCATTATCAAATTGGACTAAAACATTAACTTCAGGGCTCGAGCCGACTTGCCTCATCTCTTTTAGATCTTCATCACCAGCCGTTGATAAATTATTATCGCCGGCCATATAAACCATGTACGTCCATTTGGCTTTCGTTTCCATTATCTTCACCTTTTTATTTAAAAGCTAATCTAAAAACTCAAAAATATTTCTTCGGATCAAGTACTCTGTCTTCGAATCAAGTAATCTGAGTGATCAAAGTTAAAATTCGAAAAATAATCCCCCACTTAATTCCCCACTCAAAACAACACAGAGCCGTATTTTACTGATTGTATTTTTTACCTGTAAAAGTGATGTTTTTTAATAGTTATTATATATAATTAAGAACATATAATTATTAGAGAATCTGTATTTAGGACTTATAGTCACAATTGCATGTAACCTATATTGGCAGGCAGATATTAAAATGTGAAAATTAATTGTTAATGATGTTTTTGAAACTATAGCTGTATCTCACATGTTCATGAGATCACATATGTCCCAACCATGGGTTCATATAAAAGTGGACTTGTGGTATTGACATGTTAGAAACAAGTTAGTTATATGGCAAAACAGATTCGAAAGGAGATGCACCGAAAATACAAAGTACTTGCCGAAAGCAGGATCTAAATAATAAAAAAGATCTCATGTAAAATAATTTTTATTAAAACCCTGGAGTAATAGTAATCAACCTTAGTAATCAACCTTAGTAATCAACCTTAGTAATCAACCTATCAATTCTTGAAAAAAGAGAAGGCTCTTTACGAGCCCTTAACCTATAACACTCATATCCGAAACCCGGATAGAAGGTGTAATTATTCCTCCAACTTTCCTGACATCAAAGCCTGCTCCTGAGATCTGCTTCAAGAGTTCGAAAGCATTGCCCGAAATCATGAGGGATTTTATAGGCTTATCGAGTGCTCCGTCTTTAATTGTGAAAGCATTTCTGGCTTCTACGGAGAAATCTCCTGAAATTGAGTTTGCCGTGTGGGCGCCGATTACTGTGTTTACGAAGACCCCGGACTGCGTATCAGCAATAACATCCGTCTGAGGATAATCAAGAATAACGTTCCTGAGTCCTACTGAAGGGGGGCTTGTATAAGAAGACCTGGAGCTGTTCCCTGTACTCCTTACGCCTGCTTTTCCTGCAGTATAACTGTCATAGAGGTAAGTCTCAAGCACACCTTTCCCGATCACGGTAGTGCGCTGCGAAGGAACACCTTCGTCATCCGAAGCCGATGTTTCAATTCCAGCTTCAATGAGCCCGTCATCGTAAATACTAAGTTCAGGCACCGCCAGCTCTTCTCCGACTTTGTCTATCAAGCCTGACCTTCCCTTCTGGACATTATCCGCGTCAAGTGAAGGAGCAAGCGCTTCTTCAATAATGTCTGAAATAGCAAACGGATGGAAAATCACATCAGTTTTTTGCGGTTCGATCTTTATTCCGCTATTAGACTTCAGGGCAAGATCGGCTGCATTCTTTCCTATGGAAAAGAAATCAATATCCAGTGAACGAGAAATCCCAAAGTCATAGGCTGTTGAAGCCTGCCCATTAACAGTAATGACATCCACAAAGCCGGAAACTGCTGTTGATTCCTCTTCGATTTCTATGCCATTAGTGTTCAGGATAAGTTGCTTGCCCTTTGACCGGGTAAAGCCTCCTGATGTTGGAAGCGTGCCTGGGACTTCTTTTGTGCCTTCAATAAGTGCCAGGGCATACTCAATACAGGATTCAAGTTCCAGAGTCTCGACTTTTTTATCAAAGATACCCGAGACAGTAGGATATTTCCCGTTAGAAGGAAGACTTACCCAATCAGGGTCGCTTTCTCTGACCCTGGCTTCGGCAACTGCGACCTCGACGGCATCCTCTATTTGTGCTGCCGAATTCGTGCTGGCAAAGCCAACGGCTCCGTTTACTATAGCACGGATTCCTATGCCTTCCGAAAAACGGTCTTTAGCGTTTTCAAGGGCATCTTTTCTAAAGTTCACACCAGTTGAGTGGTTTGCAGCGTAATAGATTTCAGCTTCTTCAGCCCCTGCTTTTTCCGCAAGCCTGAGGGCTTTTCTTGCAAGCTCGTACATCTTCAGGCACCTCCCACAAGGGCTTTTGAGATTGCAAGATGAGGAGAACCATCTGATACGGGTACAAGCTGCCCGGCTTTTCCGCATCTGCCTGCAGTCATTTTAAGGTCGTTACCCACAAGGGCCACATGGTTGAGAATCTCAAGAGTTTTGCCTGAGAGAGAAACGTCACGTATGAGTTCTGTGAGTTCTCCGTTCTTTATCAGGTACCCTTTTTCGGCATTGAACTGGAAAATCCCTTCTCCGGTATTTACCTGTCCTCCTCTTGAGCCTATGAGGTACATCCCGTCTTTTACTTCTTCAAGCATCTCTTCAAACCTGGCATCCCCGTTGTCTATGAAGGTATTGCTCATCCTGACAACGGGCATTGAATAGCCCTGAGCCCTGCAGTTCCCTGGAGTTCCCCCAAGTTTCGCTGCAGTTTCCCGGGAATGAAGATATGAATTAAAAACCCCGTTCTTGATTATTTCTGTCCTTTTTGATTGTGCCCCTTCGGCATCAAAAGGATAGTATCCGAACTCATGTAGGGTAGGGTCATCGATAATCGTAACAAGGGGAGATGCAATCTGTTCTCCGATCCGGTTTTCAAGGATGGAGTCCCCTTCGAGGACAAGATCGGCTTCAGATGCATGCCCCACGGCTTCATGGGCAAAAACACCAGCCAGTTCCTGGTCAAGGATCACAGGCATTTCTCCACCTTTAGGGGTTTTTGCTTTGAGAAGTTCAATTGCGGAATTTCCTGCCTTGCCAGCAAGTTCCAGAACATTTTCTTTCTTGAAAAGCTCATACCCGTAACCAAAGCGGCTCTCTCTGCCTGCCTGGTATACTCCGTTTTCCGAAGCAACTGCCGAAACCGCAAAACCGACGTTCATAAGCTCATAAGCACCTTCAATTCCATCGGAACTCCTGTATTCGACTTTAAACTCGGATTCCAGGTACATTACCTTGGTACTGTTGATGCCCTTTACTTTTGCATGGGTTTCTATGCTTTTTAAAAGATCGACTTTTTCCTCAATAGGAACATTCCTTGGGTCGATTCTGACCTCAGGGAGATTCTTTACTTCCGGAGGATTTATGGTTGCGAGTTCCACGTCTTCCCTGGGGGTATGTGCGTTCATAGAAAAAGCAAGTTTTGAGGCCGCCGCTACGCCCTGT
Coding sequences within:
- a CDS encoding clostripain-related cysteine peptidase, which encodes METKAKWTYMVYMAGDNNLSTAGDEDLKEMRQVGSSPEVNVLVQFDNAGIEGTRRFYVQRGGINEKVECLGKTDSGDPLVLENFIAWSCKHYPAERYALILWNHGGGWKPGDFDRLARYERTRNWNVREANFLSASELKRTLFNTTISNILNLDLPELREICIDDGSGHSLDTIELGKVLAYAKEMIGQPLDILGMDACLMSNLEVAYQAAPYVKYIVASEANEPNEGWPYEAILDILSKTPEISTPDICCEIVRVYTETYKKWGRSNVTQSAFDLSRVKDATKSLDLLAKELIDKMPDVINNMQNAQNKSKSFCTYSLWDVSHFCKVLSGLIQDDNLNQAIQKVITEFEPNSKKFIIAESHLGNGYDQCCGASIYLIPPLIPVSEYYADLKFAKDCKNWPLMLQKYHE
- a CDS encoding TldD/PmbA family protein, which gives rise to MYELARKALRLAEKAGAEEAEIYYAANHSTGVNFRKDALENAKDRFSEGIGIRAIVNGAVGFASTNSAAQIEDAVEVAVAEARVRESDPDWVSLPSNGKYPTVSGIFDKKVETLELESCIEYALALIEGTKEVPGTLPTSGGFTRSKGKQLILNTNGIEIEEESTAVSGFVDVITVNGQASTAYDFGISRSLDIDFFSIGKNAADLALKSNSGIKIEPQKTDVIFHPFAISDIIEEALAPSLDADNVQKGRSGLIDKVGEELAVPELSIYDDGLIEAGIETSASDDEGVPSQRTTVIGKGVLETYLYDSYTAGKAGVRSTGNSSRSSYTSPPSVGLRNVILDYPQTDVIADTQSGVFVNTVIGAHTANSISGDFSVEARNAFTIKDGALDKPIKSLMISGNAFELLKQISGAGFDVRKVGGIITPSIRVSDMSVIG
- a CDS encoding TldD/PmbA family protein, translating into MQDIKFYDCRVIEGSSTSIILDNGKIEELSRNFTRGAGVRALCGGSWGYTSVEGEVDLKQGVAAASKLAFSMNAHTPREDVELATINPPEVKNLPEVRIDPRNVPIEEKVDLLKSIETHAKVKGINSTKVMYLESEFKVEYRSSDGIEGAYELMNVGFAVSAVASENGVYQAGRESRFGYGYELFKKENVLELAGKAGNSAIELLKAKTPKGGEMPVILDQELAGVFAHEAVGHASEADLVLEGDSILENRIGEQIASPLVTIIDDPTLHEFGYYPFDAEGAQSKRTEIIKNGVFNSYLHSRETAAKLGGTPGNCRAQGYSMPVVRMSNTFIDNGDARFEEMLEEVKDGMYLIGSRGGQVNTGEGIFQFNAEKGYLIKNGELTELIRDVSLSGKTLEILNHVALVGNDLKMTAGRCGKAGQLVPVSDGSPHLAISKALVGGA